A genomic region of Bactrocera dorsalis isolate Fly_Bdor chromosome 3, ASM2337382v1, whole genome shotgun sequence contains the following coding sequences:
- the LOC105222682 gene encoding aminoacyl tRNA synthase complex-interacting multifunctional protein 1 has product MSLYRIFGRGAGRIVTTSLHHKTQLLKIPAMEEIIANNKRNAQIISSISSELTVMRGELLARKKQQLSKENALLKQQVEIAKQQLIALELSHGKKQIALPNTRSFSTEAPSTPVEVNLKSAAVPQTEVESADKKQVKEKKPKKEKVNANTNTNAPAELPVDVGRLDMRVGKIIEVGRHPDADSLYLEKIDCGEPQPRTVVSGLVKFVPLEEMQNRLVVVLCNLKPAKMRGVTSEAMVMCASTPDKVEVLSPPSGAVPGDLVHCEGYTRQPDAQLNPKKKIFETCAPDLKTNGELVACYKGAALHVPGKGNVVAQTLKNVNVK; this is encoded by the exons ATGTCATTATACCGCATTTTTGGCCGTGGAGCTGGTAGAATCGTAACCACATCATTGCACCACAAAACTCAACTTTTAAAAATACCTGCAATGGAGGAGATTATTGCCAACAATAAACGCAATGCGCAAATCATTTCGTCCATCTCATCGGAG TTGACTGTGATGCGAGGAGAGCTTCTTGcacgtaaaaaacaacaattgagcAAAGAAAACGCTTTGTTAAAGCAACAAGTTGAGATAGCGAAGCAGCAACTCATAGCACTAGAACTCAGCCATGGTAAAAAGCAAATTGCATTACCAAATACACGTAGCTTTTCCACTGAAGCGCCAAGCACTCCAGTTGAAGTAAATCTTAAAAGTGCTGCCGTACCTCAGACAGAAGTTGAGTCAGCCGATAAAAAGCAAGTGAAGGAAAAGAAGCCGAAAAAGGAAAAGGTCAATGCAAATACCAATACAAATGCGCCCGCGGAACTTCCGGTTGATGTTGGACGCCTTGATATGCGTGTCGGCAAAATAATTGAAGTGGGTCGTCATCCAGATGCAGACAGTTTATATTTGGAAAAGATCGACTGTGGAGAACCGCAGCCACGTACTGTAGTATCTGGTTTGGTTAAATTTGTGCCCTTAGAAGAGATGCAAAACCGTCTAGTAGTTGTGCTATGTAATTTGAAACCAGCCAAAATGCGTGGTGTAACATCCGAAGCGATGGTCATGTGTGCTTCCACACCTGATAAGGTGGAAGTTCTCAGTCCCCCATCGGGTGCTGTACCTGGTGACTTAGTGCATTGTGAAGGTTACACTCGCCAACCAGATGCCCAACTTAATcccaagaaaaaaatatttgagactTGTGCACCTGATTTAAAAACGAACGGCGAATTGGTGGCCTGCTATAAAGGTGCGGCCTTGCATGTGCCCGGCAAAGGAAATGTTGTCGCACAAACACTGAAGAATGTGAATGTGAAGTAA
- the LOC105222681 gene encoding protein FAM8A1, whose protein sequence is MASTDKENGIKNEEKCDDVTTPPIGSEAKQLEAEKEKLVASTPSAEGDIGREMTTKEAYFASLNEWVKHANISQNAMALFPLYLIHSYPQMFQNLMNNPLAGLGGTIPPINTQAVPPTPNLNAADANAIGERGRVLFQYRILSDQLQSELIHRTGGYEYVIAPFWKRVVAEIIDMIILLLLKIVVTFTVMNLFDLDLGFDLDKEVLRKAIEDDDYVNFLAISMDFLAFSSDLLMLELLTKIIVCFYEAIWTAAYNGATPGKAAMKIRIQYVEAIYPLPPPVDMQPQPPPFARQFQGFQAQRMSINALIYPNEVPTFHRAFMRAVSKNLIMTLFFPMCFIMIFFKNNRTAYDIATKTIVVEANPNPTLRQPPPPQ, encoded by the exons atggCATCCACAGATAAGGAAAACGgcattaaaaatgaagaaaagtgTGACGATGTCACCACACCGCCAATTGGATCAGAAGCCAAACAGCTGGAAGCTGAAAAGGAGAAACTGGTCGCATCTACACCATCAGCAGAAGGTGATATTGGACGTGAAATGACTACCAAGGAAGCATATTTTGCCAGTCTAAATGAATGG GTGAAACATGCTAATATCTCACAAAATGCCATGGCTCTTTTCCCTTTGTATTTAATACATAGCTATCCGCAAATGTTTCAAAACCTGATGAATAATCCTTTGGCGGGTTTAGGCGGTACAATACCACCAATAAATACTCAAGCGGTGCCACCTACACCAAATTTAAACGCTGCCGATGCCAACGCAATTGGTGAACGTGGACGCGTCTTGTTCCAGTATCGCATATTAAGTGATCAACTACAAAGTGAACTTATTCATCGTACAGGTGGTTACGAGTATGTTATTGCACCCTTCTGGAAGCGTGTGGTTGCTGAAATCATTGATATGATTATATTACTGTTGTTGAAGATTGTGGTAACGTTTACAGTTatgaatttatttgatttggatTTGGGATTTGATCTCGACAAGGAAGTGTTGCGAAAAGCCATTGAAGATGATGATTACGTTAATTTTTTGGCTATATCTATGGACTTTTTAGCGTTTTCTTCAGATCTTCTAATGCTTGAGCTATTAACCAAAATAATAGTTTGTTTCTACGAGGCCATATGGACAGCCGCCTATAACGGCGCTACCCCAGGTAAAGCGGCTATGAAAATTCGCATACAATATGTAGAAGCGATTTATCCATTACCGCCTCCAGTCGATATGCAACCACAGCCACCACCATTTGCCAGACAGTTTCAGGGTTTTCAAGCCCAACGGATGTCAATCAATGCACTTATATATCCAAATGAGGTGCCAACATTCCATCGTGCTTTCATGCGTGCCGTATCAAAGAATTTAATAATGACCCTATTTTTCCCAATGTgttttataatgattttctttaaaaataatcgtaCCGCTTATGATATAGCAACTAAAACGATTGTTGTTGAGGCGAATCCAAACCCTACGCTTCGACAGCCACCACCACCACAATAG
- the LOC105222680 gene encoding stromal membrane-associated protein 1: MSSTASRKENERTKLIQEKCQTLLTQMLRDEDNKYCVDCDAKGPRWASWNLGVFLCIRCAGIHRNLGVHISRVKSVNLDTWTPEQVISLQQMGNSRARAVYEAQLPDGFRRPQTDTALESFIRAKYEHKKYLAREWVPPSPPKVDWAKEIDEELERQKRKKKAAQACTSMGLSVMSAIGAGGDKKSSTSSASVSKSTPLPAPLPKPKAGQVGSGCSPKTQRITVNSNIGEGNQSSDLLGLSSPTKPVQISMGNSTGQDLQNDSFTGFLSATPSAAPQTDQSKAAESNGQNTVQNSLAKEEEDFFNQGSLSGGEKDKSGKLTKDSILALYGTAPTNNVASHNPHSGQMPFAQPQPMFAATGAYSGGLAPGGYMSGGGAPHPQQHQFMTPPNSTSMYNAPVMTAPTAFTAPGMHMGGAGATGGFGAQFPGTTSTGVYTQQHMSSLGNMMTNNGQPVSNLNLMHTNQNLLSGMSMMGMGATTTGMMQQPPMSMNMPMGNMQMSSAFQTAPTAGPGATSTNTHGLNQQFSNLNIGNVWQ; encoded by the exons ATGAGTTCAACTGCTAGCCGCAAGGAAAATGAAAGGACAAAATTAATACAGGAAAAATGCCAAACTCTGCTGACTCAGATGCTTCGTGATGAGGACAATAAATATTGCGTTGATTGTGATGCAAAAG GTCCGCGCTGGGCATCATGGAATCTGGGTGTATTCTTGTGCATACGCTGCGCCGGTATACATCGCAATCTTGGCGTACACATATCACGTGTTAAGTCGGTTAACTTAGACACCTGGACACCAGAGCAGGTGATTTCATTGCAACAGATGGGCAACTCGCGTGCGCGTGCCGTGTATGAAGCACAGCTGCCAGATGGTTTTCGTCGGCCTCAGACCGACACAGCGTTGGAGTCTTTCATACGCGCTAAATATGAACATAAAAAGTATTTGGCACGAGAATGGGTACCACCATCACCGCCTAAAGTAGACTGGGCGAAAGAAATCGATGAAGAATTAGAGCGGCAAAAACGTAAGAAAAAAGCAGCTCAAGCTTGCACTTCAATGGGATTGAGTGTGATGAGTGCCATTGGTGCCGGAGGTGATAAGAAAAGCAGTACATCTTCAGCGTCTGTATCTAAATCGACGCCACTACCAGCACCGTTGCCAAAACCGAAGGCCGGACAAGTTGGAAGTGGTTGTAGCCCTAAAACTCAGCGTATTACGGTGAACTCCAATATCGGCGAAGGCAATCAGAGCAGTGATCTGCTCGGTCTCTCCTCACCCACAAAACCGGTCCAGATTAGTATGGGTAATAGCACAGGACAAGATTTGCAAAATGATAGCTTCACTGGTTTTCTTAGTGCAACACCATCCGCAGCGCCACAAACAGATCAAAGTAAAGCAGCGGAATCGAATGGACAAAATACCGTACAAAACTCCCTTGCAAAGGAGGAGGAAGACTTCTTCAATCAGGGATCACTAAGTGGTGGCGAAAAAGATAAATCAGGGAAACTAACGAAAGATAGTATTTTAGCATTGTACGGTACGGCACCAACCAACAACGTAGCCTCCCACAATCCACACAGCGGTCAAATGCCTTTTGCCCAACCACAACCCATGTTTGCGGCAACTGGGGCCTATTCAGGTGGCTTAGCTCCCGGCGGCTATATGAGCGGTGGTGGTGCACCACATCCCCAGCAACATCAATTCATGACGCCGCCAAATTCCACCAGCATGTATAACGCTCCCGTTATGACGGCTCCTACTGCATTCACCGCACCCGGAATGCATATGGGTGGCGCCGGCGCAACTGGTGGTTTCGGTGCACAGTTTCCGGGAACGACTAGTACTGGCGTGTATACGCAGCAACATATGTCCAGTCTTGGAAATATGATGACTAACAATGGACAGCCGGTTAGCAATTTAAATCTTATGCACACGAATCAGAACCTACTGAGCGGAATGTCTATGATGGGCATGGGAGCAACTACGACGGGAATGATGCAACAGCCACCAATGAGTATGAATATGCCTATGGGGAATATGCAGATGTCTAGCGCGTTTCAAACAGCACCCACAGCTGGGCCCGGTGCTACGTCCACCAATACACACGGTCTAAATCAGCAATTCAGCAACTTAAATATCGGTAATGTGTGGCAGTGA
- the LOC105222678 gene encoding serendipity locus protein alpha isoform X1, which yields MTSVELQVLRTQLTKCREIICLGSSDMSTRIEWLNNFCGDFYIFANHLHKFIASEIKEDDHEGNEIMDNIFLCLAQVCLCTKYLERIIRAEDTARNAIPTSRKHFIDRIMLCFDKLEKSFTILSIATENKSQMSGYGFITLLDIAMDHIKEYSTYQEDMNTDTNELNQLEDALETSKDVYQAVRLMISHALALANVALIQDKTAISALCQKVLRECTAFQHECENNLKLIRTNNWHRRIKAIALGTSLTQLHQYIDGTVLRLIFLCFADLEKFSLDKLRAKIRQTRADDTELDEFIADFDVNLDRLAQIGLFAASDCLKPKLKTLVRSCMASLEALDSCIIPSLQAYNGTDMHTEILEQHFYEEINKFKTVLCEIVDAQPITRCFYELFNSCLADTEKQFNKSKLDDLVQMGEFLLQYFQYPANKKELQHSPIFKNNALELFQKFKLMLNECRAVLVCADQVNHVRIMKRFKILRAILRRFVDALEPTENVSAKKVDENLTVIQSTTTGVQTIDLNASQYMLDSIEPSICSILYRNETDEFTPRRRAATDSMRGNYSKCPLFQNDQPFSHTKLNDGGQSQFRQCRRSSAGCSGAGSSMRRKESLRTVMFKRQKSAETQKVCNFYLQNSASLQISEILDQLSEISGNSRSAKEENLLNTSIME from the exons atgacaTCGGTAGAACTGCAAGTGCTGAGAACCCAATTAACAAAATGTCGAGAAATAATATGTTTGGGGTCCAGCGATATGAGCACCCGCATAGAGTGGTTAAAT AATTTCTGtggtgatttttatatatttgccaATCACCTGCATAAATTTATAGCTAGCGAAATAAAAGAAGATGATCATGAGGGAAACGAAATAATGGataacatttttctttgcttAGCTCAAGTTTGCTTGTGTACAAAATATCTGGAACGAATTATACGAGCTGAGGATACTGCGCGTAATGCAATACCT ACTTCTAGAAAACATTTTATTGATCGCATAATGTTGTGCTTcgataaattagaaaaaagttttactattttatccATTGCTACCGAAAATAAATCACAAATGTCTGGTTATGGATTTATCACTTTGTTAGACATAGCAATGGATCACATAAAAGAGTATAGTACGTATCAGGAAGATATGAATACTGACACCAATGAACTAAACCAACTTGAAGAT GCACTAGAGACCAGTAAAGATGTTTACCAGGCCGTGCGTTTAATGATCAGCCATGCACTTGCGCTAGCAAATGTGGCATTGATTCAGGATAAAACAGCAATAAGCGCATTATGTCAAAAG GTCTTGCGAGAATGCACAGCATTTCAACACGAATgtgaaaacaatttgaaactcATTCGCACAAATAATTGGCATCGCAGAATAAAGGCTATCGCACTGGGAACGTCATTAACACAATTGCATCAGTACATTGATGGCACTGTTTTGCGTTTGATATTTCTTTGTTTCGCCGATTTAGAAAAGTTTTCATTAGATAAACTTCGCGCTAAGATACGTCAAACCCGAGCAGATGACACCGAGTTAGACGAATTTATAGCCGATTTTGATGTAAATTTAGATAGGCTGGCACAAATTGGACTCTTTGCTGCTAGTGACTGCTTAAAGCCCAAAT TAAAAACATTGGTACGCAGTTGTATGGCATCGCTGGAAGCACTGGATTCATGCATTATACCATCATTGCAAGCATATAATGGCACCGATATGCATACTGAAATACTTGAGCAACATTTTTATGAGGAAATAAATAAGTTCAAAACAGTTTTATGCGAAATTGTCGATGCGCAGCCGATCACCAGATGTTTTTACGAATTGTTTAACTCATGCCTTGCTGACACAGAAAAACAATTTAACAAATCAAAGTTGGATGACTTGGTGCAAATGGGCgaatttcttttgcaatattttcaatatccTGCCAACAAAAAAGAACTGCAACATTCtccaatattcaaaaataacgCACTAGAACTTTttcagaaattcaaattaatGTTAAATGAATGTCGTGCCGTTTTAGTATGTGCCGACCAGGTGAATCACGTGCGTATAATGAAACGTTTTAAGATATTGCGTGCTATTTTGCGCCGTTTCGTTGACGCGCTTGAGCCCACCGAAAATGTGTCAGCCAAAAAAGTTGACGAAAATCTAACAGTAATACAAAGCACTACCACGGGTGTACAAACAATTGACTTGAATGCATCGCAGTATATGCTAGATAGTATAGAACCGAGCATTTGCAGCATATTGTATCGTAATGAAACCGATGAATTTACGCCACGTAGGCGTGCGGCAACCGATTCCATGCGTGGTAATTACTCTAAATGTCCATTGTTTCAAAATGATCAACCATTTTCGCACACAAAATTAAACGATGGCGGGCAAAGCCAATTCAGGCAGTGTCGCAGAAGTAGCGCTGGCTGTAGTGGCGCTGGCAGCAGTATGCGTAGGA AAGAAAGTTTGCGTACAGTGATGTTTAAGCGTCAAAAATCCGCAGAAACACAGaaagtttgtaatttttatttgcaaaactcGGCCAGTTTGCAAATTTCGG AAATACTAGATCAATTGTCGGAGATATCTGGTAACAGCCGGAGCGCTAAAGAAGAAAATTTGCTGAACACCTCGATAATGGAATAG
- the LOC105222678 gene encoding serendipity locus protein alpha isoform X2, whose amino-acid sequence MSRNNMFGVQRYEHPHRVVKSQVCLCTKYLERIIRAEDTARNAIPTSRKHFIDRIMLCFDKLEKSFTILSIATENKSQMSGYGFITLLDIAMDHIKEYSTYQEDMNTDTNELNQLEDALETSKDVYQAVRLMISHALALANVALIQDKTAISALCQKVLRECTAFQHECENNLKLIRTNNWHRRIKAIALGTSLTQLHQYIDGTVLRLIFLCFADLEKFSLDKLRAKIRQTRADDTELDEFIADFDVNLDRLAQIGLFAASDCLKPKLKTLVRSCMASLEALDSCIIPSLQAYNGTDMHTEILEQHFYEEINKFKTVLCEIVDAQPITRCFYELFNSCLADTEKQFNKSKLDDLVQMGEFLLQYFQYPANKKELQHSPIFKNNALELFQKFKLMLNECRAVLVCADQVNHVRIMKRFKILRAILRRFVDALEPTENVSAKKVDENLTVIQSTTTGVQTIDLNASQYMLDSIEPSICSILYRNETDEFTPRRRAATDSMRGNYSKCPLFQNDQPFSHTKLNDGGQSQFRQCRRSSAGCSGAGSSMRRKESLRTVMFKRQKSAETQKVCNFYLQNSASLQISEILDQLSEISGNSRSAKEENLLNTSIME is encoded by the exons ATGTCGAGAAATAATATGTTTGGGGTCCAGCGATATGAGCACCCGCATAGAGTGGTTAAAT CTCAAGTTTGCTTGTGTACAAAATATCTGGAACGAATTATACGAGCTGAGGATACTGCGCGTAATGCAATACCT ACTTCTAGAAAACATTTTATTGATCGCATAATGTTGTGCTTcgataaattagaaaaaagttttactattttatccATTGCTACCGAAAATAAATCACAAATGTCTGGTTATGGATTTATCACTTTGTTAGACATAGCAATGGATCACATAAAAGAGTATAGTACGTATCAGGAAGATATGAATACTGACACCAATGAACTAAACCAACTTGAAGAT GCACTAGAGACCAGTAAAGATGTTTACCAGGCCGTGCGTTTAATGATCAGCCATGCACTTGCGCTAGCAAATGTGGCATTGATTCAGGATAAAACAGCAATAAGCGCATTATGTCAAAAG GTCTTGCGAGAATGCACAGCATTTCAACACGAATgtgaaaacaatttgaaactcATTCGCACAAATAATTGGCATCGCAGAATAAAGGCTATCGCACTGGGAACGTCATTAACACAATTGCATCAGTACATTGATGGCACTGTTTTGCGTTTGATATTTCTTTGTTTCGCCGATTTAGAAAAGTTTTCATTAGATAAACTTCGCGCTAAGATACGTCAAACCCGAGCAGATGACACCGAGTTAGACGAATTTATAGCCGATTTTGATGTAAATTTAGATAGGCTGGCACAAATTGGACTCTTTGCTGCTAGTGACTGCTTAAAGCCCAAAT TAAAAACATTGGTACGCAGTTGTATGGCATCGCTGGAAGCACTGGATTCATGCATTATACCATCATTGCAAGCATATAATGGCACCGATATGCATACTGAAATACTTGAGCAACATTTTTATGAGGAAATAAATAAGTTCAAAACAGTTTTATGCGAAATTGTCGATGCGCAGCCGATCACCAGATGTTTTTACGAATTGTTTAACTCATGCCTTGCTGACACAGAAAAACAATTTAACAAATCAAAGTTGGATGACTTGGTGCAAATGGGCgaatttcttttgcaatattttcaatatccTGCCAACAAAAAAGAACTGCAACATTCtccaatattcaaaaataacgCACTAGAACTTTttcagaaattcaaattaatGTTAAATGAATGTCGTGCCGTTTTAGTATGTGCCGACCAGGTGAATCACGTGCGTATAATGAAACGTTTTAAGATATTGCGTGCTATTTTGCGCCGTTTCGTTGACGCGCTTGAGCCCACCGAAAATGTGTCAGCCAAAAAAGTTGACGAAAATCTAACAGTAATACAAAGCACTACCACGGGTGTACAAACAATTGACTTGAATGCATCGCAGTATATGCTAGATAGTATAGAACCGAGCATTTGCAGCATATTGTATCGTAATGAAACCGATGAATTTACGCCACGTAGGCGTGCGGCAACCGATTCCATGCGTGGTAATTACTCTAAATGTCCATTGTTTCAAAATGATCAACCATTTTCGCACACAAAATTAAACGATGGCGGGCAAAGCCAATTCAGGCAGTGTCGCAGAAGTAGCGCTGGCTGTAGTGGCGCTGGCAGCAGTATGCGTAGGA AAGAAAGTTTGCGTACAGTGATGTTTAAGCGTCAAAAATCCGCAGAAACACAGaaagtttgtaatttttatttgcaaaactcGGCCAGTTTGCAAATTTCGG AAATACTAGATCAATTGTCGGAGATATCTGGTAACAGCCGGAGCGCTAAAGAAGAAAATTTGCTGAACACCTCGATAATGGAATAG
- the LOC105222677 gene encoding GPI mannosyltransferase 4 produces the protein MKLKRYINHLWLRHRNTDENWYTYLFFAVLRVVLVFIPQKGYVHPDEFFQSVEVMTGDHFQLEHVRTWEFNNTMPVRSITLQFVLLRVPWSFLEFVALYMRHYWDIELLQSYTYLVFPRFIMCALSFINDWSMYRICRLFSLNYEIRLLALSSSWVMLIFSTRTFSNSIELALGSLLLALVAECMIKTNTIIYKKEMLEERYDNAKSISERVRMWRLCKSLPAHNYSHTLLVASICVAGVFNRPTFIVYGAPMVFYWMLRGMGTKTITFRDFNFRMLLFCLSALPALVFFIICDSFYYKYLTVGELQMLQLSINNFVSTPWNFIKYNLDAKNTAEHGIHPKYVHFLVNIPLLYNVLGIVTIVSFAYLLFRFLRAEYQGLPRAQSIISLMTSAIFVPLFSLSLINHQEPRFLLPLLFPIVLLHAPKLYHGLCPNYPFKEEHPLLRKIYNMLLCPQASARPLMKTWYMCNIGLAIFFGFLHQAGIFPLTQHFETIMQNKSPAQHIHLVTSHIYNVPLTFINIPSAQVLHLNRETGRRYRRHKDFYIYEYGSLDMPHLLGKIKLILSYCENKYVTKQQQYGLYLALPASLSDSMLTELQTLGATTNIRTQLKHVFYPHISTEALPRFHIKQHSSKATTDSMLSYVSEQLLSFVREFGLALYEVQPASNSQSNKLHAVKMSKRKI, from the exons atgaaattaaaacgTTACATTAATCATTTGTGGTTGCGGCACCGCAATACAGATGAAAATTGGTATACGTATTTGTTTTTTGCGGTGCTTCGAGTTGTTCTCGTATTTATACCCCAAAAGGGTTATGTACATCCTGACGAGTTTTTCCAATCCGTGGAAGTGATGACTG gTGATCATTTTCAATTAGAGCACGTACGCACTTGGGAATTTAACAATACCATGCCGGTACGTAGCATAACTTTGCAGTTTGTACTTTTGCGTGTTCCCTGGAGTTTTCTTGAATTCGTCGCTTTATACATGCGTCACTATTGGGATATAGAATTATTACAAAGCTACACTTATTTAGTTTTCCCACGTTTCATAATGTGTGCGCTGTCATTTATCAACGATTGGAGCATGTACCGCATATGTCGTTTATTCAGCTTAAACTATGAAATACGTCTGCTGGCGCTAAGCAGTTCTTGGGTCATGTTAATTTTCAGCACACGCACGTTTTCCAACAGCATTGAATTGGCTTTAGGCTCACTATTGCTCGCACTTGTGGCCGAATGCATGATAAAAACTAACACTATTATTTACAAGAAAGAAATGCTGGAAGAACGTTACGACAATGCGAAATCTATTAGCGAACGTGTAAGAATGTGGCGACTATGTAAATCACTACCAGCACACAACTACTCTCACACGCTGCTTGTGGCCAGCATATGTGTTGCGGGTGTCTTCAATAGGCCTACATTTATAGTGTATGGTGCACCAATGGTATTTTATTGGATGCTTCGTGGCATGGGTACGAAAACGATAACTTTTCGCGATTTCAATTTTCGTATGCTGCTGTTCTGCCTAAGCGCTCTACCGGCACTTGTATTCTTCATAATTTGCGAttcattttattacaaatacttAACGGTTGGTGAGCTGCAAATGTTGCAATTGAGCATTAACAATTTCGTCAGTACACCTTGGAActttattaaatacaatttagaTGCGAAAAACACCGCCGAGCATGGCATACACCCGAAATATGTACACTTTTTGGTTAATATACCACTGCTGTACAACGTACTCGGTATTGTGACTATTGTGTCGTTTGCGTatcttttatttcgttttctgCGCGCTGAATACCAAGGTTTGCCGCGTGCACAGAGCATTATTAGTTTAATGACTAGCGCAATATTTGTGCCACTGTTTtctttatcacttatcaatcaTCAGGAGCCACGTTTTCTTTTGCCACTACTATTTCCTATCGTCCTGTTACACGCGCCCAAACTTTACCATGGTCTATGTCCAAACTACCCTTTCAAGGAGGAACATCCGTTACTGCGCAAAATTTACAATATGCTGCTTTGCCCTCAAGCATCGGCACGCCCATTAATGAAAACCTGGTACATGTGCAATATCGGGCTTGCCATCTTCTTTGGTTTCCTCCATCAAGCCGGTATATTTCCACTCACACAACATTTTGAGACGATCATGCAAAACAAATCACCCGCGCAACATATACATCTCGTTACTTCGCACATCTACAATGTACCATTGACTTTTATCAATATCCCTAGCGCACAAGTGCTGCATTTAAATCGCGAAACTGGGCGGCGCTACCGGCGACACAAGGATTTCTACATCTACGAATACGGTAGTCTTGACATGCCACATCTGCTGGGAAAAATTAAGCTTATCCTATCATATTGCGAAAATAAATACGTGACAAAACAACAGCAGTACGGCCTCTATTTAGCCTTGCCCGCTTCCCTAAGTGACAGCATGCTCACAGAATTGCAAACGCTTGGTGCTACCACAAATATTCGCACTCAACTAAAACATGTTTTCTATCCACATATATCGACAGAGGCGCTGCCACGCTTTCATATAAAACAACATTCTTCTAAAGCGACTACAGATTCCATGTTAAGTTATGTGAGCGAGCAGTTATTATCCTTCGTTCGCGAATTCGGATTAGCGCTATACGAGGTGCAACCTGCAAGCAATAGTCAGTCGAATAAGCTGCATGCCGTTAAGATGTCCAAACGGAAAATTTAA